One part of the Mycobacterium marinum genome encodes these proteins:
- a CDS encoding tetratricopeptide repeat protein — translation MTAGEQYFDLGSYHRPVQTPSAQAQVWFDRAMVWAYAFNHEESIRCFERALDLDPGLAIARWGIAYAVGPNYNKPWAAFDPVDMTTSLARARMELSLAAQGRASPVDQGLVAALQARFPTDDPDDAEALRAGLGAYADAMAALAAAYPADVDVQALAADALLNVTAWALWDTATGEPAAGSRVLEAKRLLDQALATPAGRAHPGVLHLYLHAMEMSATPEVALPAADLLRGLVPDAGHLQHMPSHIDVLCGDYRSSVLANLAAVRADRRFVSREGPLNFYSLYRAHDLHFIVYSAMFEGQSQIALRAADELAGQLGAELLSIESPPMADWLEAFVPLRTHVLVRFGSWQELIAQPLPCDRDLYCTTTATIHYGRGVALAATGQLAQAHAERAAFVEACARVPESRYLFNNTSRDILAVAAAMLDGEIAYRDGRFDEAFAHLRRAVTLDDTLPYDEPWGWMQPTRHAYGALLLEQGHVEEAAAVYAADLGLDPTLARPCQHPGNVWSLHGYHECLQRLGRTGEAAIIGQQLALATARADVPIRASCACRVTACCDQ, via the coding sequence ATGACGGCCGGCGAGCAATATTTCGACCTCGGCAGTTACCACCGGCCGGTCCAGACCCCCTCCGCCCAGGCGCAGGTCTGGTTCGACCGGGCGATGGTGTGGGCGTACGCGTTCAATCACGAAGAGTCGATCCGCTGCTTTGAACGGGCGCTGGACCTTGATCCCGGCCTGGCCATTGCGCGGTGGGGGATCGCCTACGCGGTGGGCCCGAACTACAACAAGCCGTGGGCGGCATTCGACCCCGTCGATATGACCACGTCACTGGCCCGCGCACGCATGGAGCTGTCCCTGGCCGCCCAAGGGCGGGCCAGTCCGGTCGACCAAGGCCTGGTCGCGGCGCTGCAAGCCCGCTTCCCGACCGACGACCCCGACGACGCGGAGGCGCTGCGCGCCGGCCTGGGCGCCTACGCCGACGCAATGGCCGCGCTGGCCGCCGCCTATCCGGCCGATGTCGACGTGCAGGCCCTGGCCGCCGACGCGCTGCTCAACGTCACCGCCTGGGCCCTGTGGGACACGGCGACCGGGGAGCCGGCCGCCGGCTCGCGGGTGCTCGAGGCCAAGCGCCTCCTGGACCAGGCACTGGCCACTCCCGCGGGCCGGGCCCATCCGGGAGTCCTGCACCTGTACCTGCACGCCATGGAGATGTCGGCGACCCCCGAGGTTGCCCTGCCGGCGGCCGACCTGTTGCGCGGCTTGGTGCCCGACGCCGGGCATCTGCAGCACATGCCTAGCCATATCGACGTGTTGTGCGGCGACTACCGCAGCTCGGTGCTGGCCAATCTTGCTGCGGTGCGGGCGGATCGGCGGTTCGTCAGTCGCGAGGGCCCGCTGAACTTCTACTCGCTCTACCGCGCGCACGACCTGCACTTCATCGTGTACTCGGCGATGTTCGAAGGGCAATCGCAGATCGCGCTGCGGGCCGCCGACGAGCTGGCCGGCCAGCTGGGGGCCGAGCTGCTATCGATCGAGTCTCCGCCGATGGCCGACTGGCTCGAGGCGTTCGTGCCGCTGCGGACCCACGTGCTGGTGCGGTTCGGCAGCTGGCAGGAGCTGATCGCACAACCACTGCCGTGCGACCGGGACCTCTACTGCACCACGACGGCCACGATTCACTATGGCCGTGGCGTCGCCCTGGCGGCCACCGGCCAACTCGCTCAGGCCCATGCCGAGCGCGCCGCGTTCGTCGAGGCATGCGCGCGGGTGCCGGAGTCGCGGTACCTGTTCAACAACACCAGCCGCGACATCCTCGCGGTGGCCGCGGCCATGCTCGACGGTGAGATCGCCTACCGCGACGGGCGTTTCGACGAGGCCTTCGCTCACCTGCGGCGCGCGGTGACACTCGATGACACGCTGCCCTACGACGAGCCCTGGGGCTGGATGCAGCCCACCCGGCATGCGTATGGGGCGCTGCTGCTCGAACAGGGCCATGTCGAGGAGGCGGCCGCGGTGTATGCCGCCGATCTGGGACTGGACCCCACCCTGGCCCGGCCGTGTCAGCATCCCGGAAACGTTTGGAGCCTGCATGGGTATCACGAGTGCCTGCAGCGGCTCGGTCGAACCGGGGAGGCCGCCATCATCGGCCAGCAGCTCGCGCTGGCCACCGCGCGTGCCGACGTGCCGATCCGCGCCTCGTGTGCGTGCCGAGTTACGGCGTGCTGCGACCAGTGA
- a CDS encoding APC family permease gives MSEGRQRRAEAAPATLAASALRPRNVLAIAVSAISPTTSVFLIYGDGLQIAGTGVVWAFVIGSAIAVCMALCYAEVGSVFPSAGGAYTIVRRAIGPVAGGVTSVLFLLLGVVSTAAILVAAATYLSSLIGAAVPVQWLALGMMALITALSIGKIAPASWVVAAMLALELAVIIVFTVVAFAHASAVTNPFTQPVTAGPGGALVGVGIAGIFAAVGPALFAFNGYDWPLYFSEETAGSRRAIPHAVVLSAVLAVVVECVAVIAATLAIRDIPAAITDGSAVEFLARQMMGPAGATVLVAGVVVAMFDTGLAANLGYARVYYAAARDGILPRRLQPLFGRLSTRSRVPVHGFLFLFLGNGLLCVFMSLPKLITFTGVIIAIVYLLVASSAIVCRLRDRDLVRPFRMPLWPLPPLLAIAGVVVTLATQEVKDLAIGAGLAAAAALGYRIARRRLPARLGGDPVTGRSTP, from the coding sequence ATGTCTGAAGGGCGACAGCGGCGGGCCGAGGCCGCGCCGGCAACTCTTGCGGCATCGGCGCTACGGCCACGCAACGTGCTGGCGATCGCGGTCTCCGCGATTTCCCCGACGACGTCGGTGTTCTTGATCTACGGCGACGGGCTGCAGATCGCCGGAACCGGCGTCGTGTGGGCGTTTGTCATTGGCTCCGCCATCGCGGTGTGTATGGCGCTGTGTTACGCCGAGGTCGGCTCGGTCTTTCCCTCCGCCGGCGGCGCCTACACGATCGTGCGCCGCGCCATCGGCCCCGTAGCGGGTGGCGTCACCAGCGTGCTGTTCCTGCTGCTCGGAGTGGTCTCGACGGCCGCCATCCTGGTCGCCGCGGCGACGTATCTGTCGTCGCTGATCGGCGCCGCCGTACCGGTGCAGTGGCTGGCGCTGGGGATGATGGCGCTCATCACGGCGCTATCGATCGGCAAGATCGCCCCGGCCAGCTGGGTCGTCGCGGCCATGCTGGCCCTCGAACTGGCCGTGATCATCGTCTTCACCGTCGTGGCCTTCGCGCACGCTTCCGCGGTCACCAACCCGTTCACCCAGCCGGTGACGGCCGGGCCCGGCGGCGCCCTCGTTGGTGTCGGCATCGCCGGCATCTTCGCTGCCGTCGGTCCGGCGCTGTTTGCCTTCAATGGCTACGACTGGCCGCTGTATTTCTCCGAAGAGACGGCGGGATCACGACGCGCGATTCCGCACGCCGTGGTCTTGTCCGCGGTCCTGGCCGTCGTGGTCGAGTGCGTCGCGGTGATCGCCGCGACCCTGGCCATCCGCGACATTCCCGCCGCCATCACCGATGGTTCTGCGGTCGAGTTTCTTGCTCGCCAAATGATGGGTCCGGCCGGCGCGACGGTTCTGGTCGCCGGCGTGGTGGTGGCGATGTTCGATACCGGCCTGGCGGCAAACCTCGGGTATGCGCGCGTCTACTACGCCGCGGCCAGGGATGGGATACTGCCGCGACGGCTGCAACCTCTGTTCGGTCGACTGTCAACCCGGTCGCGGGTCCCGGTGCACGGATTCCTCTTCCTCTTCCTCGGCAACGGCCTGCTGTGCGTCTTCATGTCGCTGCCCAAGCTCATCACGTTCACCGGCGTGATCATCGCCATCGTGTATCTGCTGGTGGCGTCGTCGGCGATCGTCTGTCGCCTTCGAGACCGCGACTTGGTGCGGCCCTTTCGGATGCCGCTGTGGCCGCTGCCGCCGCTGCTGGCAATCGCGGGCGTCGTCGTGACGCTGGCCACCCAGGAAGTCAAGGACCTCGCTATCGGCGCCGGCCTCGCCGCCGCCGCGGCCCTAGGTTATCGGATAGCCCGGCGAAGGTTGCCCGCGCGCCTGGGCGGCGACCCCGTCACTGGTCGCAGCACGCCGTAA
- a CDS encoding PE family protein translates to MSYVIAAPEMLAGAATDLAGIGAALQSANGAAAAPITGVLAAGADEISAAVAALFSGHALDYQALSTQMAGFHQQFVTALNSAGASYAAAEAASANPLQAVEQQLLGVINAPTQALLGRPLIGDGTAGAPGQNGGDGGLLWGNGGAGGVGTAAHPTGGSGGSAGLIGTGGAGGAGYGPAAQTGATGGSGGVGGTGGWLYGNGGAGGIGGTGGSGLDGPDSGAAGGAGGSGGSGGAARLFGNGGAGGSGGQGGNGGIAIETGNGGAAGAGGTGGAGGHGGWLVGNGGIGGDGGSGGVGGDAGAFGPPASGGAGGHGGMGGVGGDAALLFGSGGAGGVGGNGAIGGTGAMSGAGGAGGDGGNGGYAQLIGDGGGGGAGGAGASGAADGDPGTAGGDGVLLSSASAAPLYAVEQQVLGAINAPTQALLGRPLIGDGATGAAGQNGGDGGLLWGNGGAGGTGTAAHPTGGSGGSAGLIGNGGAGGAGYSASGLPPAGIGAPGGAGGSGGSGGWLVGNGGAGGIGGIGASGSLGAPSGQGGNGGIGGAAGLFGQGGAGGNGGHGGGDDFALSAGAGGAGGAGGHGGQLYGDGGAGGTGGMGGSVDIAESGVTGGRGGSGGVGGSAGLWGAGGQGGAGAQGGDGGAGVDTTLGAGGDGGAGAGGGTGGFLYGNGGAGGTGAHGGGGPGMGGDGGDGGDGGRAQLIGNGGNGGAGGTAALGGTDGTAGAAGKGGVLFGADGATG, encoded by the coding sequence ATGTCGTATGTGATCGCGGCCCCGGAAATGCTGGCGGGCGCAGCCACGGACCTGGCCGGCATCGGCGCTGCACTGCAGAGCGCCAACGGCGCCGCTGCGGCCCCGATCACCGGCGTGCTGGCCGCCGGCGCCGACGAAATCTCCGCGGCGGTGGCCGCACTGTTTTCCGGCCACGCCCTGGACTACCAGGCCCTGAGCACCCAGATGGCCGGGTTCCACCAGCAGTTCGTCACGGCCCTCAACAGCGCCGGGGCCTCTTATGCGGCCGCCGAGGCGGCCAGCGCCAACCCGCTGCAAGCTGTCGAACAACAACTGCTCGGGGTGATCAACGCGCCCACCCAAGCCCTGTTGGGGCGGCCCCTGATCGGTGACGGCACCGCGGGCGCGCCCGGGCAGAACGGCGGCGACGGCGGACTTCTGTGGGGCAACGGCGGGGCGGGTGGCGTCGGGACCGCCGCGCATCCCACCGGCGGCAGCGGCGGATCGGCCGGACTCATCGGCACCGGCGGGGCCGGCGGCGCCGGCTACGGCCCGGCCGCCCAGACCGGCGCGACCGGCGGCAGCGGCGGGGTTGGCGGAACCGGGGGCTGGCTGTACGGCAATGGCGGGGCCGGCGGAATCGGCGGCACCGGCGGCAGCGGGCTGGATGGGCCCGACAGCGGCGCGGCGGGTGGCGCCGGCGGTAGCGGCGGCAGCGGCGGTGCGGCCCGGCTATTCGGCAATGGCGGCGCCGGCGGTAGCGGCGGGCAAGGCGGCAACGGCGGCATCGCCATCGAGACGGGCAACGGCGGTGCCGCCGGTGCCGGCGGCACCGGTGGCGCCGGCGGACACGGCGGCTGGCTAGTCGGCAACGGAGGAATCGGCGGCGATGGGGGCAGCGGCGGCGTCGGCGGCGACGCCGGCGCCTTCGGACCCCCCGCAAGCGGTGGTGCCGGGGGCCACGGCGGCATGGGCGGCGTCGGCGGCGACGCCGCGTTGCTGTTCGGCAGCGGCGGCGCCGGCGGGGTGGGCGGCAACGGCGCCATCGGTGGGACCGGTGCGATGAGCGGCGCCGGCGGCGCCGGCGGTGACGGCGGCAATGGCGGATACGCCCAGCTGATCGGTGACGGCGGCGGCGGAGGCGCCGGCGGCGCGGGTGCGTCTGGCGCCGCCGACGGGGACCCCGGCACCGCCGGCGGCGACGGGGTGCTGTTGAGCTCGGCCAGCGCCGCCCCGCTGTACGCGGTCGAACAACAGGTGCTCGGAGCGATCAACGCGCCCACCCAGGCCCTGTTGGGGCGCCCGCTCATCGGCGACGGCGCCACGGGGGCAGCCGGGCAGAACGGCGGCGACGGCGGACTTCTGTGGGGCAACGGCGGAGCCGGCGGGACCGGAACCGCTGCGCACCCCACCGGCGGCAGCGGCGGATCGGCCGGACTCATCGGCAACGGCGGCGCCGGCGGCGCCGGCTACAGCGCGAGTGGCCTGCCCCCCGCAGGGATCGGCGCACCCGGCGGCGCCGGCGGGTCCGGGGGAAGCGGCGGCTGGCTGGTCGGTAACGGCGGAGCCGGCGGAATCGGCGGAATCGGCGCCAGCGGCAGCCTCGGTGCGCCCAGCGGTCAGGGCGGCAACGGTGGCATCGGTGGAGCCGCGGGGCTGTTCGGCCAGGGCGGCGCCGGCGGCAACGGCGGGCATGGCGGCGGCGACGACTTCGCCTTGTCGGCTGGAGCGGGTGGGGCCGGCGGTGCCGGCGGGCACGGCGGCCAGCTCTACGGCGATGGCGGCGCCGGCGGCACCGGCGGCATGGGCGGCAGCGTTGACATCGCGGAGAGCGGGGTAACCGGTGGTCGCGGTGGCAGCGGCGGCGTGGGCGGCAGCGCCGGGCTGTGGGGCGCCGGCGGGCAGGGCGGCGCCGGCGCGCAGGGTGGGGACGGCGGGGCGGGCGTCGACACCACCCTCGGCGCGGGCGGCGACGGCGGCGCCGGTGCTGGTGGCGGAACCGGTGGGTTCCTGTACGGCAACGGCGGAGCCGGTGGCACGGGCGCGCACGGTGGCGGTGGGCCAGGCATGGGCGGTGATGGCGGGGACGGCGGCGACGGCGGCAGGGCCCAGCTGATCGGCAACGGCGGCAACGGCGGAGCGGGCGGCACCGCCGCCCTCGGCGGGACCGACGGGACCGCTGGCGCCGCCGGCAAAGGCGGAGTGCTGTTCGGCGCAGACGGGGCAACCGGGTAA
- a CDS encoding ArsR/SmtB family transcription factor: protein MSNRVEMDAPCCVAAPLLREPLEASSAVEMAARFKALADPVRLQLLSSVASHAGGEACVCDISAGVEVGQPTISHHLKVLRDAGLLTSQRRASWVYYAVVPEALNALSRLLSVHAGSATELETSA, encoded by the coding sequence ATGTCGAATCGTGTCGAAATGGATGCGCCGTGCTGCGTGGCAGCGCCGCTGCTGCGTGAGCCGCTCGAGGCCAGCTCAGCGGTCGAAATGGCGGCCCGATTCAAGGCATTGGCCGATCCGGTGCGGTTGCAGCTGCTGAGCTCGGTAGCAAGTCATGCCGGAGGCGAAGCCTGCGTCTGTGACATCTCCGCCGGAGTCGAGGTGGGCCAGCCCACGATTTCCCACCATCTCAAGGTGCTGCGGGACGCGGGTTTGCTCACTTCACAACGGCGCGCCTCGTGGGTGTACTACGCCGTGGTCCCGGAAGCACTCAACGCACTGTCGCGGCTGTTGAGCGTTCACGCGGGCAGCGCAACCGAGCTGGAGACATCGGCATGA
- a CDS encoding ArsI/CadI family heavy metal resistance metalloenzyme yields the protein MSRVQLALNVDDLDAAITFYSKLFNAEPTKRKPGYANFAVADPPLKLVLLENPGAGGTLNHLGVEVGDSDTVHAEIARLAETGMFTEEEMGTTCCFATQDKVWVTGPGGERWEVYTVLADSETFGTSPQHPADQESDAGEAGGCCGAQTAAATSCC from the coding sequence ATGTCCCGTGTTCAGCTTGCCCTCAATGTCGATGACCTTGACGCGGCAATCACGTTCTATTCCAAGCTGTTTAACGCCGAACCGACTAAACGCAAACCCGGATACGCCAACTTTGCGGTGGCCGATCCCCCACTGAAGCTGGTGCTGCTGGAAAACCCCGGCGCTGGCGGCACCCTCAACCATCTCGGCGTGGAAGTCGGCGATAGCGACACCGTGCATGCCGAGATCGCCCGTTTGGCCGAGACCGGAATGTTCACCGAGGAAGAGATGGGCACGACGTGTTGTTTTGCCACCCAAGACAAGGTGTGGGTGACCGGCCCCGGCGGTGAGCGCTGGGAGGTATACACCGTGCTGGCCGACTCCGAAACCTTCGGCACCAGTCCGCAACACCCCGCCGACCAGGAGAGCGACGCGGGTGAGGCGGGCGGGTGCTGCGGCGCGCAGACCGCGGCCGCGACATCCTGCTGCTAG
- a CDS encoding Rv2640c family ArsR-like transcriptional regulator, protein MPKALPVIDISAPVCCAPVAAGPIGDDDALAVALRLKALADPARVKIMSLLFGSPAGEEISGTLATALNLSDGTVSHHLTQLRKAGLVVSERRGMHVFHRVHTEALQALCAVLSPDCCT, encoded by the coding sequence GTGCCCAAGGCCCTGCCCGTGATCGACATCTCCGCACCCGTTTGCTGTGCCCCGGTGGCCGCCGGACCGATCGGCGACGACGACGCCTTGGCGGTGGCTTTGCGGCTCAAGGCCCTGGCGGACCCGGCGCGGGTCAAGATCATGTCGCTGCTCTTCGGTTCCCCGGCCGGGGAGGAGATCAGTGGCACCCTCGCCACCGCACTCAACCTCAGCGACGGCACCGTCAGCCATCACCTGACCCAGCTGCGCAAGGCGGGCCTGGTGGTCTCCGAGCGCCGCGGCATGCACGTCTTTCACCGAGTGCATACCGAGGCCCTGCAGGCGTTGTGCGCGGTGCTGAGCCCCGACTGCTGCACCTGA
- a CDS encoding catalase family peroxidase has protein sequence MGGSVTPDGAIEAIRGTGGACPGYRALHAKGTLYRGTFTATPEAAGLSRAKHLDGAPVAALIRFSNGSGKPAQRDGAPGVRGMAVKFTLPDKSTTDVSMQTARLFTSSTPEGFVDLLKALRPSLTTPARIAKYLATHPRMLAALPILGAANRIPASYATCEYHGLHAFRWVAADGSARFVRYHMIPAVGEKFLSPLAARNQGADFLTDELQTRLAAGSVRFYFRVQIAGQGDSIVDPSVPWQGSDMVTVGTLDVTGVDTEREHDGDIVVFDPMRVTDGIEASDDPVLRFRTLAYSASVKLRTGVDRGPQAPPDPA, from the coding sequence ATGGGCGGTTCAGTCACTCCTGACGGGGCGATCGAAGCGATCCGGGGGACCGGGGGCGCGTGTCCCGGTTACCGGGCGTTGCACGCCAAGGGAACCCTGTATCGCGGCACGTTCACCGCGACTCCCGAGGCGGCCGGGCTTTCTCGCGCCAAACACCTCGACGGCGCACCCGTCGCGGCGCTGATCCGGTTTTCCAACGGATCGGGCAAGCCCGCCCAGCGCGACGGCGCGCCCGGAGTGCGCGGCATGGCAGTGAAATTCACACTGCCCGACAAGTCCACCACCGATGTGTCGATGCAGACCGCGCGGCTGTTCACCTCGAGCACGCCGGAGGGGTTCGTAGATCTGCTCAAAGCGCTGCGGCCGAGCCTGACCACCCCGGCGCGCATTGCGAAGTATCTGGCCACCCATCCGCGCATGCTGGCCGCGCTGCCGATCCTGGGTGCGGCGAACAGAATTCCGGCCAGTTACGCCACCTGTGAATATCACGGGCTGCACGCTTTTCGCTGGGTAGCCGCTGACGGCAGTGCGAGATTCGTTCGCTACCACATGATTCCCGCGGTCGGGGAGAAATTCCTGTCGCCGCTGGCGGCCCGCAACCAGGGCGCCGACTTCCTCACCGACGAACTGCAAACCCGCCTTGCGGCCGGGTCGGTGCGGTTCTATTTTCGCGTCCAAATCGCCGGCCAGGGGGATTCGATCGTCGATCCGTCGGTCCCTTGGCAGGGTTCGGACATGGTCACCGTCGGCACCCTTGACGTCACTGGCGTTGACACCGAACGCGAACACGACGGCGATATCGTCGTGTTCGACCCGATGCGGGTGACCGACGGCATCGAAGCCTCTGATGACCCGGTGCTTCGCTTTCGCACACTCGCGTACTCGGCGTCGGTCAAGTTGCGTACCGGTGTGGATCGCGGCCCGCAGGCCCCGCCTGACCCCGCTTGA
- a CDS encoding anti-sigma factor antagonist (This anti-anti-sigma factor, or anti-sigma factor antagonist, belongs to a family that includes characterized members SpoIIAA, RsbV, RsfA, and RsfB.): MSVDIADPYTYHPMLSTRLVRELGDPHSTLRATTDFRTAAVLIHAGGEVDAANEHTWRQLVAETAASAPSPGLFIVDVSGLDFMGCCAFEVLAEQADQCRTRGVELRIASAAHTRVTRIVAACGLSDALPVYRSVDAALAVPAPSD, from the coding sequence ATGAGCGTGGATATCGCAGATCCCTATACCTACCACCCGATGCTCAGCACTCGGCTGGTCCGCGAGTTGGGCGACCCGCACAGCACATTGCGAGCAACCACCGACTTCCGCACGGCCGCGGTGTTGATCCACGCGGGCGGTGAGGTGGACGCGGCCAACGAACACACCTGGCGCCAGCTGGTCGCCGAGACGGCCGCCAGTGCCCCGTCGCCGGGATTGTTCATCGTCGACGTGAGCGGCCTTGATTTCATGGGCTGCTGTGCGTTCGAGGTTCTGGCCGAGCAGGCCGACCAATGTCGCACCCGCGGCGTCGAGCTGCGCATCGCCAGTGCCGCCCACACACGCGTGACTCGCATCGTGGCGGCGTGCGGGCTCAGCGACGCACTGCCCGTCTACCGGTCGGTGGACGCCGCCCTAGCGGTGCCCGCCCCATCGGATTGA
- a CDS encoding TetR/AcrR family transcriptional regulator — translation MAIPEATTPAVSARERILGAAYDLFSRRGIRAVGTDEVIERAGVARATLYRHFATKDDLVLAVLQRREELWTFGLIEQKSRARGNTPEEQLLAIFDVLHEWFQSRDGYEGCSFINVLLELGADHPAGRACIGHIDHVRGIVRERAVAAGLHDVEDFAWSWHILMKGAIILAAVGDPDSARRAQRMAQVLIEQHRAAGAAAC, via the coding sequence ATGGCAATCCCGGAGGCCACCACGCCGGCTGTGTCGGCTCGCGAGCGCATTTTGGGGGCCGCATACGATCTGTTCAGTCGGCGCGGCATCCGGGCCGTCGGCACCGATGAGGTAATCGAACGTGCCGGGGTGGCCAGAGCCACGCTCTACCGGCACTTCGCCACGAAGGACGACCTGGTGCTGGCGGTGCTGCAGCGTCGCGAAGAACTCTGGACTTTCGGTCTGATCGAGCAGAAGTCGCGGGCGCGCGGCAACACGCCCGAGGAACAGTTGTTGGCGATCTTCGACGTCCTGCACGAGTGGTTCCAAAGCCGCGACGGCTACGAAGGCTGCTCATTCATCAATGTGTTGCTCGAACTCGGCGCCGATCACCCCGCCGGGCGGGCGTGCATCGGCCACATCGACCACGTCCGCGGCATCGTGCGTGAACGAGCGGTGGCCGCTGGGCTCCACGACGTCGAGGATTTTGCCTGGTCCTGGCACATCTTGATGAAGGGCGCCATTATCTTGGCGGCGGTGGGTGACCCGGATTCGGCCCGCCGCGCCCAGCGCATGGCCCAGGTGCTCATCGAACAGCACCGCGCGGCCGGTGCGGCGGCCTGCTAG
- a CDS encoding DedA family protein, whose translation MDVEALLHTIPPLAVYILVGAVVGVESLGIPLPGEIVLVSAALLSSHHELAVNPVGVGAAAVIGAVIGDSIGYTIGRRFGMPLFDRLGRRFPKHFGPGHVALAERLFSRWGSRAVFFGRFIALLRILAGPLAGALKMHYPRFLTANVSGAICWAGGTTALVYYAGIAAEHWLQRFSWIGLVIAVVGGLIAAILLRERTARAIAELEEEHHRKAQTAGA comes from the coding sequence ATGGATGTGGAAGCCCTGCTGCACACAATTCCGCCACTAGCGGTCTACATCCTGGTCGGCGCCGTCGTCGGGGTCGAGAGCCTGGGCATTCCCCTTCCCGGGGAGATCGTGTTGGTCAGCGCCGCCCTGCTGTCATCGCATCACGAGTTGGCCGTGAATCCGGTCGGGGTCGGAGCGGCCGCCGTGATCGGCGCGGTGATCGGCGACTCGATCGGTTACACGATCGGACGCCGGTTCGGCATGCCGCTGTTCGACCGGCTCGGCCGGCGTTTTCCCAAGCACTTCGGCCCGGGGCACGTCGCGCTCGCCGAACGGTTGTTCAGTCGCTGGGGCTCTCGGGCGGTCTTCTTCGGTCGTTTTATCGCGCTGCTACGGATCCTGGCCGGCCCGCTGGCCGGCGCCCTGAAGATGCACTACCCGCGGTTCCTGACCGCCAACGTGTCCGGGGCGATCTGCTGGGCGGGCGGCACCACCGCGCTGGTGTACTACGCAGGCATCGCGGCCGAACACTGGCTGCAGCGGTTCTCCTGGATCGGGCTGGTGATCGCCGTCGTGGGCGGCCTCATCGCGGCGATCCTGCTGCGCGAACGCACCGCCCGGGCCATCGCCGAATTGGAGGAAGAACACCACCGCAAGGCGCAGACCGCCGGGGCTTGA